A single Argentina anserina chromosome 7, drPotAnse1.1, whole genome shotgun sequence DNA region contains:
- the LOC126803949 gene encoding common plant regulatory factor 1-like, with product MGDDDDVKSVKTEKSSSPLTAEPKNHTNQTNVHVYPDWAAMQAYYGPRVPMLPFYNSRADSGHAPHPYMWGPPQTMMSPYGAPYAAIYPHGSVYAHSAVPFGSNGQGVPLSSAAANSSSVEAPTKSSGNNDRGLVKKSKGFDALEMSIGNGIAENAEGGANQSIPKSSATEGSSSDGNTSGASQPRQKRTREGTPSTAGDQKPQMHSSLASVKDNAASGKALGTTVAVVGVPAKLVGPTVSPGVTTVLELKNSSNVNLNGATSVQQAGAVLPQETWLQNDRELKRERRKQSNRESARRSRLRKQAETDELAQKVDALNADNVSLKSEINRLTENSDRLRVENALLMEKLKKARVGQMEEIIMNINDNRVETINTENLLSRVNNSGGLARDVEEEGSMYEKKAGGKLHQLRDASPRADAIAAS from the exons ATGGGTGACGATGATGATGTGAAATCtgtgaaaactgaaaaatcATCTTCACCTCTGACCGCG GAGCCAAAAAACCATACCAATCAGACGAATGTTCACGTCTATCCTGATTGGGCAGCCATGCAG GCATACTATGGTCCTAGAGTTCCTATGCTCCCATTTTACAACTCACGAGCAGATTCTGGCCATGCTCCCCACCCATATATGTGGGGACCGCCACAG ACAATGATGTCGCCCTATGGGGCACCTTATGCAGCAATATATCCTCACGGAAGTGTTTATGCACATTCAGCAGTTCCTTTT GGTTCAAATGGTCAAGGGGTTCCACTATCATCTGCT GCTGCAAATTCTTCAAGTGTGGAAGCACCTACAAAGTCATCCGGTAATAATGATCGTGGGTTGGTGAAAAAATCAAAGGGATTTGATGCACTTGAAATGTCAATAGGCAATGGTATTGCTGAGAATGCTGAAGGTGGAGCTAATCAGTCCATCCCCAAGAG TTCTGCAACTGAAGGCTCTAGTAGTGATGGGAATACATCTGGG GCAAGTCAACCTAGACAAAAAAGAACTCGTGAGGGAACACCCAGTACTG CTGGAGATCAGAAACCACAAATGCATTCCAGTCTGGCTTCTGTTAAGGATAATGCAGCTTCTGGTAAGGCATTGGGTACAACTGTTGCTGTTGTTGGTGTCCCAGCAAAATTGGTTGGACCAACAGTTTCTCCTGGCGTGACCACTGTTTTGGAACTCAAGAATTCGTCCAACGTGAACTTAAATGGTGCTACTAGTGTTCAACAAGCTGGTGCAGTTTTGCCTCAGGAGACCTGGTTACAG AATGACAGAGAGCTCAAACGGGAGAGGAGGAAACAATCTAATCGGGAATCTGCTAGAAGATCCAGGTTGAGGAAGCAG GCTGAGACTGATGAACTTGCACAAAAAGTTGACGCCTTAAATGCTGATAATGTGTCTCTCAAGTCTGAAATAAATCGATTGACAGAAAATTCTGATAGATTGAGGGTTGAAAATGCGTTACTAATG GAGAAACTGAAAAAGGCACGAGTAGGACAAATGGAAGAGATTATCATGAATATCAATGATAACAGGGTTGAAACTATTAATACAGAAAACCTGCTGTCAAGAGTCAACAACTCCGGTGGATTAGCAAGAGATGTTGAGGAAGAGGGTAGCATGTACGAGAAAAAGGCTGGCGGGAAGCTGCATCAGCTCCGGGATGCAAGTCCGCGGGCTGATGCCATTGCTGCTAGCTAA